One Lysinibacillus sp. OF-1 DNA segment encodes these proteins:
- a CDS encoding sigma-70 family RNA polymerase sigma factor translates to MKTRNAFQHEEVFVQFIREQKERFYMLAYSYTKNEQDALDVVQDSIQKAMLSLDRLENVTYMKSWFYKIVVRTAIDFLRKHKRLQVTDDDTLQYLTPAQEDVYENVDLEHALDELPQMYREVVILHYFEDLKLADVANILDIKLSTAKSRLYKALKLLKIQLEDVKGETAHG, encoded by the coding sequence ATGAAAACAAGAAATGCATTTCAACATGAAGAGGTGTTTGTCCAATTCATTCGTGAACAAAAAGAGCGTTTTTATATGCTCGCGTATAGCTATACAAAAAATGAACAGGACGCACTAGATGTTGTACAGGACAGTATCCAAAAAGCCATGCTCTCATTAGATCGACTTGAAAATGTGACCTATATGAAAAGCTGGTTTTACAAAATAGTTGTCCGTACGGCCATTGATTTTTTGCGTAAGCATAAACGCTTACAAGTAACAGATGATGATACATTACAATATTTAACGCCAGCTCAAGAGGATGTTTATGAGAATGTAGACTTGGAGCATGCGTTGGATGAGCTCCCACAAATGTATCGTGAGGTTGTCATTCTCCATTATTTTGAGGATTTAAAGCTCGCTGACGTAGCGAACATCCTTGATATTAAGTTGAGTACAGCCAAATCGCGTCTTTATAAAGCGTTAAAACTATTGAAAATACAATTGGAAGATGTGAAGGGAGAAACTGCACATGGATAA